A single window of Rhizobium sp. NLR16a DNA harbors:
- a CDS encoding iron-siderophore ABC transporter substrate-binding protein produces the protein MTSAPHTARAGDGGVVSLDYGLASTMLALGSVPRAIASLRNWSEWVVEPAMPQGVVDIGTTSEINLEVLTSLRPSLILSTPFLAALDEKLSRIAPVATFTVYAANGDALDRSYAETRRLGAMIGRKRQAEAFLARADATFERLRETAKSLSAPPVAVINFIDQRHARIYGGPGLYGGAMRRIGVENAWKGEASYWGFQTIGLEQLAELGDDVHLVVVSPLFPPDVLTRLSESPLWTGLPFVQRQRISVVPGVLMFGMVQEALRFSTLMVDVLETAA, from the coding sequence ATGACGAGCGCGCCCCACACGGCGCGCGCCGGCGACGGCGGCGTCGTGTCGCTCGATTACGGACTGGCATCGACGATGCTGGCGCTCGGCAGCGTGCCGCGTGCGATCGCCTCGCTCAGGAACTGGTCGGAATGGGTCGTCGAGCCGGCCATGCCGCAAGGCGTCGTCGATATCGGCACAACGTCCGAGATCAATCTCGAAGTCCTTACCAGCCTCCGGCCATCGCTCATCCTCAGCACGCCCTTCCTGGCAGCGCTGGATGAAAAACTCTCCCGCATCGCACCGGTCGCGACCTTCACCGTCTATGCCGCGAACGGCGATGCGCTCGACCGTTCCTACGCCGAGACGCGACGTCTCGGCGCCATGATCGGGCGAAAGAGGCAGGCGGAGGCGTTTCTCGCCCGCGCCGATGCTACATTCGAGCGGTTGCGCGAGACGGCGAAGAGCCTGTCCGCGCCTCCTGTGGCGGTCATCAACTTTATCGACCAGAGGCATGCGCGCATCTATGGCGGCCCCGGGCTCTATGGCGGCGCCATGAGACGCATCGGCGTTGAGAACGCCTGGAAGGGAGAGGCCAGCTACTGGGGATTTCAGACGATCGGCCTGGAGCAGCTCGCCGAACTCGGTGACGACGTGCACCTCGTCGTCGTGTCGCCGCTGTTTCCACCCGATGTCCTGACCCGGCTTTCCGAAAGCCCGCTCTGGACAGGCCTTCCCTTCGTCCAGCGCCAGCGAATCTCGGTCGTTCCAGGCGTCCTGATGTTTGGAATGGTCCAGGAGGCGCTGCGCTTTTCAACCCTGATGGTCGATGTTCTGGAGACTGCCGCCTGA
- a CDS encoding GNAT family N-acetyltransferase, whose amino-acid sequence MGRTVEILTGKAELCRSIMSALPDWFSEPEVIEASARAIEELPVFAYIEADVVTAMIALKPHLPGAVEIALIATRPEYRGRGGGRHLVDAAERFAHQSGARLLTVKTLAPRGRNEPQFEATRRFYDRNGFVRAEVFDKLWHEDHPCLFMVKPLVGNQPSETAP is encoded by the coding sequence ATGGGACGAACAGTTGAGATCCTGACGGGCAAGGCGGAGCTCTGCCGATCGATCATGAGTGCCTTGCCCGACTGGTTTTCGGAGCCCGAGGTCATCGAAGCGAGCGCCCGGGCGATCGAGGAGTTGCCGGTGTTCGCCTATATCGAAGCGGATGTCGTCACCGCCATGATCGCGCTGAAGCCGCACCTGCCAGGCGCAGTCGAGATCGCGCTGATCGCGACGCGGCCGGAATATCGCGGCCGCGGCGGCGGACGACATCTTGTCGATGCGGCCGAACGCTTCGCCCATCAATCGGGCGCCCGGCTGCTGACCGTCAAGACGCTCGCGCCGCGCGGCCGCAACGAGCCGCAATTCGAGGCGACGCGCCGCTTCTATGACCGGAACGGCTTCGTCAGGGCGGAGGTGTTTGACAAGCTCTGGCACGAGGACCATCCGTGCCTCTTCATGGTCAAGCCGCTCGTCGGAAACCAGCCGAGCGAGACCGCGCCTTGA
- a CDS encoding PLP-dependent transferase produces the protein MNQSFSPRDLGAHAAADDLFTPVDPAAFNAVSPPIFQTSLFTYDSYEAMEDVFAGRARNFIYSRGDNPTVREFELLVARLEGAEDGRAFSSGTAAITATILSLVEAGDRVVAVRHLYNDVYRLLVKLLGRLGVTVDFVDPSDHDEVRKALPGAKLLYLENPSSFVFELQDIVALSAMAKEAGVTTIIDNSWATPLFQKPIQHGVDIVIHAASKYLGGHSDTVAGVVVGTKEAIARINSASYPYVGAKLSPFEAWLLLRGMRTLRVRLKEHERSGLLLADRLKQHPDIADVRHPAFQDHPGRATLSGYAGLFAFDLTPDIDVGRFVNALREIRLGVSWGGPETLVVPAKVALQIPDRMTTFIRFGVSEQTVRFAVGLEEPELLWSDLQQALHAARR, from the coding sequence ATGAACCAGTCCTTCAGCCCGCGCGACCTTGGCGCCCATGCGGCCGCCGACGATCTCTTCACCCCCGTCGATCCGGCCGCCTTCAACGCCGTATCGCCGCCAATCTTCCAGACCTCGCTCTTCACCTATGACAGCTACGAGGCGATGGAGGATGTCTTCGCCGGCCGGGCGCGCAACTTCATCTATTCGCGCGGCGACAATCCTACCGTCCGCGAATTCGAGCTCTTGGTCGCCCGCCTCGAAGGCGCGGAGGATGGGCGCGCCTTTTCCAGCGGAACGGCCGCCATCACCGCGACTATTCTGAGCCTCGTGGAAGCGGGCGACCGGGTCGTTGCCGTCCGCCACCTCTATAATGACGTCTATCGCCTTCTCGTGAAGCTGCTCGGAAGGCTCGGCGTCACAGTGGATTTCGTCGATCCTTCCGACCACGACGAGGTGCGCAAGGCGCTGCCGGGCGCCAAGCTGCTCTATCTCGAAAACCCCTCCTCCTTCGTCTTCGAGCTTCAGGACATCGTGGCGCTGTCTGCCATGGCGAAGGAGGCTGGAGTCACCACGATCATCGACAACTCCTGGGCAACGCCGCTCTTCCAGAAGCCGATCCAGCACGGCGTCGATATCGTCATTCACGCCGCCTCGAAATATCTCGGCGGCCACAGCGATACGGTTGCCGGCGTCGTCGTCGGCACGAAGGAGGCGATCGCCAGGATCAACTCGGCCTCCTATCCCTATGTCGGCGCAAAACTCTCGCCCTTCGAGGCATGGCTCCTGCTGCGCGGCATGCGCACGCTGCGCGTCCGTCTCAAGGAGCATGAGCGCAGCGGGCTTCTGCTCGCCGACCGGCTGAAACAGCATCCCGACATTGCCGACGTTCGCCACCCGGCCTTTCAGGACCATCCCGGCCGGGCGACGCTGTCGGGTTATGCCGGGCTCTTCGCCTTCGACCTCACGCCCGACATCGATGTCGGGCGCTTCGTCAACGCGCTTCGCGAGATCCGTCTCGGCGTCAGCTGGGGAGGACCGGAAACGCTCGTGGTCCCCGCCAAGGTCGCGCTGCAAATCCCCGACCGGATGACCACATTCATCCGGTTCGGCGTGAGCGAGCAGACGGTTCGCTTCGCCGTTGGACTGGAAGAACCGGAACTGCTGTGGAGCGATTTGCAGCAGGCGCTGCACGCCGCACGGCGGTAG
- a CDS encoding MATE family efflux transporter, with protein MNDMSEMSGSLRKRRLAPEDLASPQLFRLLLRLGLPAMFGLSINAAHHTINMVFVGMIGEDQIAAIMIVLPILMLVAAFGEGIGVGVATEVGRALGAGNRSRASTLASISLAAGIAFGVASAVAIVAFPSFLLFGATPAIEPLAQHYLLIIAVSIPLTMGQIILDFLAIAEGNARFSMWTLVACFALNIILDPIMIFGFGLGLQGVAMATILSQLVALSIYGAYHARRLGTIRLTFGRRFGDLRHLRPVLAVGAPTTLTSLATAGAIAAMLSVAGIYHGEDGIAGVGIALRLLAVGALPVIGISLGAQAILSFAWGRGDISRVLSSARMLTAVTSAVGGVYGLAAIIFSEHLASFFTDDAPVVSIAGQAIVAAHLPFLLFGIRQTVLILFQAQGRPKAALALGLAQNGYLLFPLLALLPPFFGFSGLLAAMFLASALTGLLSCFCLARSIGALRQRSAEPLSAIRPPPSFCP; from the coding sequence ATGAACGACATGAGCGAGATGAGCGGCAGCCTGCGCAAACGCCGGCTTGCCCCGGAAGATCTTGCCAGCCCGCAGCTTTTCCGGCTGCTGCTGCGCCTCGGCCTGCCAGCCATGTTCGGCCTGTCGATCAATGCCGCGCATCACACCATCAACATGGTGTTCGTCGGCATGATCGGCGAAGACCAGATCGCCGCGATCATGATCGTGCTGCCGATCCTGATGCTTGTCGCCGCCTTCGGCGAAGGCATCGGCGTCGGTGTGGCAACCGAGGTCGGCCGGGCGCTCGGCGCCGGAAACCGGTCGCGGGCGAGCACGCTTGCCTCGATCAGCCTTGCCGCCGGCATCGCCTTCGGCGTGGCAAGCGCGGTCGCCATCGTCGCATTCCCATCTTTCCTGCTGTTCGGCGCCACACCCGCCATCGAGCCGCTTGCGCAGCATTATCTCCTCATCATCGCAGTCTCGATCCCGCTGACGATGGGGCAGATCATTCTCGACTTCCTGGCGATCGCCGAGGGCAATGCCCGCTTCAGCATGTGGACGCTGGTTGCCTGCTTCGCGCTGAACATCATCCTCGACCCGATCATGATCTTCGGCTTCGGCCTCGGCCTGCAGGGGGTGGCAATGGCAACCATCCTCTCCCAACTCGTGGCGCTCTCCATCTACGGCGCCTATCACGCGAGACGGCTCGGCACGATCCGACTGACATTCGGTAGGCGGTTCGGCGATCTCAGGCATCTCAGGCCGGTGCTTGCCGTGGGCGCGCCGACGACGCTGACGAGCCTTGCGACGGCCGGCGCAATCGCCGCGATGCTGTCGGTGGCCGGCATCTATCATGGCGAGGACGGCATTGCCGGAGTCGGGATCGCCCTGCGGCTGCTTGCGGTCGGCGCACTTCCCGTCATCGGTATTTCGCTCGGCGCGCAGGCCATCCTGAGTTTTGCCTGGGGCCGCGGGGATATATCACGGGTGCTCTCGTCAGCCCGGATGCTGACCGCCGTCACGAGCGCGGTCGGCGGCGTCTACGGACTGGCGGCGATCATCTTTTCCGAACACCTCGCCTCATTCTTCACCGACGATGCGCCCGTGGTGTCGATCGCAGGCCAGGCGATCGTCGCGGCCCACCTGCCCTTCCTGCTGTTTGGCATCCGGCAGACCGTGCTGATCCTCTTCCAGGCGCAGGGCAGGCCGAAAGCCGCCCTTGCCCTCGGCCTGGCGCAGAACGGATATCTTCTCTTTCCGCTGCTTGCTCTCCTGCCGCCCTTCTTCGGTTTTTCGGGTCTGCTCGCAGCCATGTTTCTGGCCTCGGCGCTCACGGGCCTGCTGTCATGCTTCTGCCTGGCAAGGTCGATCGGCGCACTCCGGCAGCGCTCGGCCGAACCTCTGAGCGCTATCCGTCCCCCTCCCAGCTTTTGTCCATGA
- a CDS encoding sigma-70 family RNA polymerase sigma factor gives MRASHRDVNGNAVVNAMIENKEKLLRTIESVIKSRSYSEDIFQDGVIKAYGVNVDGIRCPIGYAFRMVYNLALDEGRRRRHQTNNHRSIDQIQEITAPVPTVLDQLVAAETLRDVLASLEALPKRTNDAFIRHRLNGVPQKDIAAELGVSRTLVNFMIKAAEQHCHSAITEPARPDHEPRRDTTAVRRAAPAANRSTAVPVLPVQRRSEPSARSRRTG, from the coding sequence ATGCGAGCATCGCATCGTGATGTGAACGGGAATGCGGTTGTCAACGCAATGATCGAAAATAAGGAAAAGCTCCTAAGAACGATCGAAAGCGTTATCAAATCAAGGTCATACTCCGAGGATATATTCCAAGACGGAGTCATCAAAGCTTATGGGGTCAATGTCGACGGTATTCGTTGCCCCATCGGCTATGCCTTCCGGATGGTCTATAATCTCGCACTGGATGAGGGCCGCCGCCGGCGCCATCAAACGAACAACCACAGGTCGATAGATCAAATCCAGGAGATCACCGCTCCCGTCCCAACGGTGCTCGACCAACTCGTTGCCGCAGAGACCCTGCGTGACGTGCTTGCTTCGCTCGAGGCGCTGCCGAAGCGCACCAACGACGCCTTCATCCGCCACCGCCTGAACGGCGTGCCGCAGAAGGATATCGCGGCCGAACTCGGCGTCTCGAGGACGCTTGTCAATTTCATGATCAAGGCGGCGGAGCAGCATTGCCATTCGGCGATCACTGAACCCGCCCGCCCCGATCATGAACCTCGCCGGGATACTACCGCCGTGCGGCGTGCAGCGCCTGCTGCAAATCGCTCCACAGCAGTTCCGGTTCTTCCAGTCCAACGGCGAAGCGAACCGTCTGCTCGCTCACGCCGAACCGGATGA
- a CDS encoding MbtH family NRPS accessory protein has protein sequence MDNLEPRDDLWIVVIDTERHYSVWPQDKRIPVSWQAAGFAGSRQECLAHIREIWTDPRPLSLRSAMAADARL, from the coding sequence ATGGACAATCTTGAGCCCCGCGACGATCTCTGGATCGTCGTCATCGACACCGAGCGACATTACTCGGTCTGGCCGCAGGACAAGCGGATTCCGGTGAGCTGGCAGGCCGCGGGTTTTGCCGGTTCGCGCCAGGAGTGCCTCGCCCATATCCGCGAAATCTGGACCGATCCTCGCCCGCTCTCGCTGCGTTCGGCGATGGCCGCCGATGCGCGTCTCTGA
- a CDS encoding GNAT family N-acetyltransferase, which translates to MDFDAAKQRRVLQARSYVRLAPNIVHLHTAHGNHELTVEAEAGIALLTFYEGNPVQSAELLMAAAEAVTAQDRSIKSVAFEGHQASLPRHIAGIDGRLDSAILWQWPSPWLPQMSYPLPPVQEMTAGRYHPRRPAKPKDTVYQRFIPWLERDISFRVADPETDLAVFHRWMNDEQVNTIWEDAGSIDKHRKILEERIADPHILPLIGSFADIPFGYFEVYWAKENRLGPYYDADDYDRGWHVAIGEPDYRGKKWISAWLPSLMHFIFLDDPRTKRIVGEPRASHEQQIRNLDRSGFAKVKHFDFPHKRALLVMLTRERFFGDHLWVPAS; encoded by the coding sequence ATGGATTTCGATGCCGCCAAGCAAAGGCGGGTTCTGCAGGCGCGCAGCTATGTCAGGCTTGCCCCCAATATCGTCCATCTCCACACAGCACACGGCAATCACGAACTCACAGTCGAAGCCGAAGCCGGCATCGCCTTGCTGACCTTCTACGAGGGAAATCCCGTGCAATCGGCGGAGCTTCTCATGGCGGCCGCCGAGGCGGTGACGGCGCAAGACCGCTCGATCAAATCGGTCGCTTTCGAAGGCCATCAGGCGAGCCTTCCCCGGCACATCGCAGGCATCGACGGACGGCTCGATTCCGCGATCCTCTGGCAATGGCCCTCCCCGTGGCTGCCGCAGATGTCCTATCCGCTGCCGCCCGTGCAGGAGATGACGGCAGGTCGCTATCATCCGCGCCGGCCGGCAAAGCCGAAGGACACGGTCTACCAGCGCTTCATCCCCTGGCTGGAGCGGGATATCAGCTTCAGGGTGGCCGATCCCGAAACCGATCTTGCGGTCTTCCATCGCTGGATGAACGACGAGCAGGTTAACACGATCTGGGAGGATGCGGGCTCGATCGACAAGCACCGGAAGATCCTGGAGGAGAGGATCGCCGATCCGCATATCCTGCCGCTGATCGGCAGTTTCGCCGATATTCCCTTCGGCTATTTCGAGGTCTACTGGGCCAAGGAAAACAGACTCGGCCCCTATTACGATGCCGACGATTACGATCGCGGATGGCATGTGGCGATCGGCGAGCCCGATTATCGCGGCAAGAAATGGATCAGCGCCTGGCTTCCCTCGCTGATGCATTTCATCTTCCTCGACGATCCCCGCACCAAGCGCATCGTCGGCGAGCCGCGCGCCAGCCACGAGCAGCAAATCCGCAATCTCGACCGCTCAGGCTTTGCCAAGGTCAAGCATTTCGATTTTCCGCACAAGCGGGCGCTTCTCGTCATGCTGACCCGCGAGCGCTTCTTCGGTGATCATCTCTGGGTGCCCGCATCATGA
- a CDS encoding non-ribosomal peptide synthetase — MNKQITNFADARPTDAVDTVFESFPLTIAQKRIWSLEQIGNYTVFPDQIIGLRLGAAIDVETIAGACRALVAENPSLATRFRRLAGGRIEQYRGASNAVPMEILGKEGAALSEAEALAARKAFRDRRFDLLDGPGARIQIILLADGQSMLTIVLHPIVSDDREKSVLAASLARILDGAPAGDVQPAEVSTGTREEEWLETDEAREAFAYWCETIGLDYAASAFPTRFNSGGLAGVARAEHRFAIEPNLWAKLERHAQGKGYQIERVLHAAFCALLARYSGNYALLTGLLIARPRTEHFASRGRAEQVLPLVLPLASRHSLDHVVATISKVTEEGLLRLVPLERITQELVVDEAAAQEAVVKALFEFREPYPVPRDAKNLEPSGARADSELSLVVEARLEGGAFGLIDYAQDLYDGAVIARVAKHFRLVLEQIVAQPDLRIKDIELVGSEELDWLSAPYEDDVVNDDRPVHELISTHSRRTPEKTAIVYGDEEWSHGWLEASTNRLGHRLRQFGVRAEVTVAIFIKRSPEAIVGILATLKAGGAYIPVEPDHPPVRNHHILRDGGVKIVLTHSWLRHRLPDELDAIILELDKLDLEGEPETPLYVPTHKDQLAYVMYTSGSTGLPKGVAVEHGPLTHHLQNTSRVYGMSSESRELPFLPFSSDGGHERWMNPLMEGGSIILPDQPLWTPEETLTAMRKHGANNASIPTTYLQQLVEWADITDGAPPMRLYSFGGEGLAQSTFDLLSRALKSEWLINGYGPTETIMTPMVWKVRAGTKFQGVYAPLGRAVGLRRVYVLDPDLNPCPIGVTGELYIGGEGIARGYLGKPDTTADRFIPDPFSIEGGRLYRSGDLTRWREDGTVEFVGRVDHQVKLRGYRIELGEIEAALLQQPGVGEALVVLRDHDAGGEKALVAYVVPKKDERLDVETVRAGLERSLPSYMVPAAVVELEKMPTNPNSKLDRFALPAPQPVKRAIVEPATALEEEVLDVWRQVLKLEAISVEDNFFAIGGNSLGAIRILSQLRQRRPKIPLTVADIFNNPTIRAFAGVMEQGEERDLSEVIVLRASGAKPRLYCFPGLLVSTREYVKLVDYLGADQPATGFICHSLSEKKEVGAPVEEIVESYVDYIRKHSGGAPCTFLGWSWGGLLAYEAARTLANEVDVRMMAMVDVCDLGSEFAIGAKPRFRPGERDALHRDVQAWLQKTAMRPEWDRLLSTMDADTYEQFLRFVGDEKDPLPTDGPDISSREHTFWVLIDNALIFRKHRLVPHDVPIYPWAADDSLNRGLNLIDWRRLSPRAHPAEIITGTNHLHMIGSPAFHSRLALRLKETEKDNA; from the coding sequence ATGAACAAGCAGATTACCAATTTCGCCGATGCCCGCCCGACCGACGCTGTGGATACCGTCTTCGAGAGCTTTCCGCTGACGATCGCGCAGAAGCGCATCTGGTCGCTGGAGCAGATCGGCAATTACACGGTCTTTCCCGACCAGATCATCGGCTTGCGGCTGGGTGCCGCAATCGACGTCGAGACGATTGCCGGAGCCTGCCGTGCGCTCGTGGCTGAGAACCCGTCGCTTGCCACCCGCTTCCGTCGGCTGGCGGGCGGCCGCATCGAGCAGTATCGCGGCGCATCGAACGCCGTGCCGATGGAAATTCTCGGCAAGGAAGGAGCCGCTCTTTCCGAGGCTGAAGCCTTGGCCGCGCGAAAAGCCTTTCGCGACAGACGCTTCGATCTGCTGGACGGGCCGGGGGCGCGCATTCAGATCATCCTGCTTGCCGATGGGCAATCAATGCTGACGATCGTGCTGCATCCGATCGTCTCAGACGACCGCGAAAAATCCGTGCTTGCCGCTTCGCTGGCGCGCATCCTCGACGGCGCGCCGGCCGGCGACGTGCAGCCGGCGGAAGTTTCGACCGGAACGCGGGAGGAAGAATGGCTGGAGACGGATGAGGCGCGGGAAGCGTTTGCCTATTGGTGCGAGACGATCGGTCTCGACTATGCGGCCTCGGCCTTTCCCACCCGTTTCAACAGCGGCGGGCTTGCGGGCGTGGCGCGCGCTGAGCATCGGTTTGCGATTGAGCCCAACCTCTGGGCCAAGCTCGAACGGCATGCACAGGGCAAGGGATACCAGATCGAGCGCGTGCTTCACGCCGCCTTCTGCGCGCTGCTGGCGCGCTACAGCGGCAACTATGCCTTGCTGACCGGGCTGCTGATCGCGCGGCCCCGCACGGAACATTTCGCCAGCCGCGGCCGCGCCGAACAGGTCCTTCCCCTCGTCCTGCCGCTCGCCTCCCGGCATTCCCTCGACCACGTTGTTGCGACCATCTCCAAGGTGACGGAGGAAGGGCTTCTCCGGCTCGTGCCGTTGGAGCGCATCACGCAGGAATTGGTGGTCGACGAAGCGGCCGCCCAGGAAGCCGTGGTCAAGGCGCTGTTCGAATTCCGCGAGCCCTATCCCGTGCCGAGAGATGCGAAAAATTTGGAACCGTCAGGCGCGCGCGCCGACAGCGAGCTTTCCCTGGTGGTCGAGGCGCGTCTGGAAGGCGGCGCATTCGGGCTGATCGACTATGCCCAGGATCTTTACGACGGTGCCGTGATCGCCCGTGTCGCCAAGCATTTCCGCCTGGTGCTCGAACAGATCGTCGCGCAGCCGGATCTCCGGATCAAGGATATCGAACTCGTCGGCAGCGAAGAGCTCGACTGGTTGTCCGCCCCCTACGAGGATGATGTCGTCAACGACGATCGGCCGGTGCACGAACTGATCTCAACCCATTCGCGCCGGACGCCTGAAAAGACCGCGATCGTCTATGGTGACGAGGAGTGGAGCCATGGCTGGCTGGAGGCGAGCACCAATCGCCTCGGGCATCGGCTGCGGCAGTTCGGCGTTCGCGCCGAGGTGACGGTCGCGATCTTCATCAAGCGTTCGCCGGAGGCGATCGTCGGCATTCTCGCCACGCTGAAGGCAGGCGGCGCTTATATCCCGGTCGAGCCCGACCATCCGCCGGTCCGCAACCATCACATCCTGCGAGACGGCGGCGTCAAGATCGTCCTGACCCACAGCTGGCTGCGCCATCGCCTGCCGGACGAACTCGATGCGATTATCCTCGAACTCGACAAGCTTGATCTCGAAGGCGAGCCGGAGACGCCGCTCTACGTTCCCACGCATAAGGATCAGCTCGCCTATGTCATGTACACCTCGGGATCGACCGGATTGCCGAAGGGTGTGGCCGTCGAGCACGGCCCACTGACGCATCATTTGCAGAATACCTCGCGTGTCTACGGCATGAGCTCGGAGTCCCGCGAACTGCCATTCCTGCCCTTCAGCTCGGACGGCGGCCATGAGCGCTGGATGAACCCGCTGATGGAAGGCGGCAGCATCATTCTTCCCGACCAGCCGCTCTGGACACCGGAAGAGACGCTGACGGCGATGCGCAAGCATGGCGCCAACAATGCGAGCATCCCGACAACCTATTTGCAGCAGCTGGTGGAATGGGCCGACATTACCGACGGCGCGCCGCCGATGCGGCTTTACTCCTTCGGCGGCGAAGGGCTGGCGCAATCGACCTTCGATCTCCTGTCGCGGGCGTTGAAATCGGAATGGCTGATCAACGGCTACGGTCCGACGGAAACCATCATGACGCCGATGGTCTGGAAGGTGAGGGCCGGCACCAAGTTCCAGGGCGTCTACGCCCCGCTCGGCCGCGCCGTTGGGCTCCGGCGCGTCTATGTGCTCGACCCCGACCTCAATCCGTGCCCGATCGGCGTGACCGGCGAGCTTTATATCGGTGGTGAGGGCATTGCGCGCGGCTATCTCGGCAAGCCGGATACGACGGCGGACCGCTTCATCCCCGATCCGTTTTCGATAGAGGGCGGCCGGCTTTACCGCTCCGGCGACCTGACGCGCTGGCGCGAGGACGGAACCGTCGAATTCGTCGGCCGCGTCGACCATCAGGTGAAGTTGCGTGGATACCGCATCGAGCTCGGCGAGATCGAAGCGGCGCTGCTGCAGCAGCCCGGCGTCGGCGAAGCCCTGGTCGTGCTGCGTGATCACGATGCCGGCGGCGAAAAGGCCCTCGTTGCTTATGTCGTTCCCAAAAAGGACGAGAGGCTTGATGTCGAGACGGTCCGCGCCGGCCTCGAACGCAGTCTGCCATCCTACATGGTGCCGGCGGCCGTGGTCGAACTGGAAAAGATGCCGACCAATCCGAACAGCAAGCTCGACCGCTTCGCGCTGCCCGCACCCCAGCCGGTCAAGCGTGCCATCGTCGAGCCGGCGACCGCGCTCGAAGAAGAGGTGCTGGATGTCTGGCGCCAGGTTCTCAAGCTGGAAGCGATCAGCGTCGAGGATAATTTCTTCGCGATCGGCGGCAATTCGCTGGGCGCGATCCGCATCCTGTCGCAGCTGCGGCAGCGCCGGCCGAAGATCCCGCTCACCGTCGCCGATATCTTCAACAACCCGACCATTCGCGCCTTTGCCGGCGTGATGGAGCAGGGGGAAGAGCGGGATCTTTCCGAGGTGATCGTGCTGCGGGCATCGGGCGCCAAGCCACGGCTCTATTGCTTCCCCGGACTTCTCGTCAGCACCCGCGAATATGTGAAGCTCGTCGATTATCTCGGCGCCGACCAGCCGGCGACCGGTTTCATTTGCCATTCGCTTTCCGAAAAGAAGGAAGTCGGCGCGCCTGTTGAGGAGATCGTCGAGAGCTATGTCGACTATATCAGGAAGCACAGCGGCGGCGCGCCCTGCACTTTCCTCGGCTGGTCCTGGGGCGGGCTTCTGGCTTATGAGGCTGCCCGCACGCTTGCCAACGAGGTCGATGTGCGGATGATGGCGATGGTCGATGTTTGCGACCTCGGATCGGAATTTGCGATCGGCGCCAAGCCGCGTTTCCGGCCGGGCGAACGCGACGCGCTTCACCGGGACGTGCAGGCATGGCTGCAAAAGACGGCGATGCGGCCGGAATGGGACCGGCTGCTGTCGACGATGGATGCCGACACCTACGAGCAGTTCCTGCGCTTCGTCGGCGACGAGAAGGACCCGCTTCCCACAGACGGGCCCGATATCAGCAGCCGCGAGCATACGTTCTGGGTGCTGATCGACAATGCCCTGATCTTCCGCAAGCACCGGCTCGTTCCCCATGACGTGCCGATCTATCCCTGGGCAGCCGACGACAGCCTCAACCGCGGCCTCAACCTGATCGATTGGCGCCGCCTGTCGCCGCGCGCGCACCCGGCCGAGATCATCACCGGCACCAACCACCTGCACATGATCGGGTCGCCCGCCTTCCACTCAAGGCTTGCCCTGCGTCTCAAGGAAACAGAGAAGGATAACGCATGA